A genomic stretch from Flavobacterium humidisoli includes:
- a CDS encoding DUF4833 domain-containing protein codes for MNKPFKYFTKSLIVITILVNIMSGNLMAQSKNPSPLHFPTPKNVDNMLFYIQRDPNINTAIYALNYQENGKIDKDNPIKGYWIRYAEKGETKDFNYIQRKFAYGIESKVLNNEEFELQFVSYKKLPLTLKKTDLDQKYHVFVSINQKKIQVEKIFVRIEGGSFWLPNVKYAEVTGIETSSNKTITERMLLK; via the coding sequence ATGAATAAACCATTTAAATATTTTACAAAATCACTAATCGTTATAACGATTTTAGTAAACATAATGTCTGGAAATCTAATGGCGCAGTCCAAAAATCCATCGCCATTACATTTTCCAACGCCTAAAAATGTAGATAATATGCTATTTTACATTCAGCGGGACCCCAATATAAACACTGCTATTTATGCCTTAAATTACCAAGAAAATGGAAAAATAGATAAAGACAATCCGATAAAAGGGTATTGGATTCGATATGCTGAGAAAGGAGAAACAAAAGATTTTAATTACATACAACGCAAGTTTGCCTACGGAATAGAAAGCAAAGTATTGAATAATGAAGAATTTGAGCTTCAATTCGTATCGTATAAAAAACTGCCTTTAACCTTGAAAAAGACGGATTTAGATCAAAAGTATCATGTTTTTGTAAGTATAAATCAGAAGAAAATACAAGTAGAAAAAATATTTGTGCGTATTGAAGGAGGTTCTTTTTGGTTGCCCAATGTAAAGTATGCTGAAGTTACTGGAATTGAGACTTCTTCAAATAAAACCATTACGGAGAGGATGTTATTAAAATAG
- a CDS encoding GtrA family protein yields MFKKKAIFTFLQAQVAAFLGGITDYGLMILLTEVFKLHFTFSILISGTVGAIINFSINRFWVFKNQCGYNSRINSQLFKFAVVVLGSISLKSFGTLILQKAFQIDYRIGRLVTDSFVSYGFNYPLIKYWVFRANEKQNVIE; encoded by the coding sequence ATGTTCAAGAAAAAAGCTATTTTCACTTTTCTGCAGGCGCAAGTTGCGGCATTTTTAGGTGGTATTACCGATTATGGCTTAATGATTTTGTTAACTGAAGTCTTCAAACTGCATTTTACCTTTTCTATTCTAATCTCCGGAACTGTTGGCGCCATTATCAATTTCAGCATCAATAGATTTTGGGTATTTAAAAATCAATGCGGTTATAACAGCCGCATTAATAGTCAGCTTTTTAAATTCGCAGTGGTTGTATTAGGAAGCATTTCTTTAAAATCATTTGGTACGCTTATTTTGCAAAAAGCATTTCAAATCGATTATCGAATCGGAAGATTAGTAACGGATAGTTTTGTTTCTTATGGATTTAATTACCCACTGATTAAATATTGGGTTTTTAGGGCAAATGAAAAACAGAATGTAATCGAATAG
- a CDS encoding phytanoyl-CoA dioxygenase family protein has protein sequence MVSSYKTFTLANQLTNEQIAFFNEHGFIHFKKFINPETVSSIIDASKQVEQKWIDNELQKVNGVPIKYGKDLDGSPIVQRFAFINQHHQTLSGLLLDPRFNGLLPLAGDGARLGTEEKDGMVFNHYINGPESKFTKMGWHTDGLRDIFYGGKLNPMLNVGIHLSTLKPENGGLKIIPGTHKQSIYQMLFRKKYFLDNNPDPQEVSINPEAGDLTIHDGRLWHRVAQSSIRGEESRRRVIYIPIIAGKYAPKNENSPTVFYQRFAGIVK, from the coding sequence ATGGTATCTTCTTATAAAACTTTTACACTTGCTAATCAATTAACTAACGAGCAAATTGCCTTTTTTAACGAACATGGTTTTATCCATTTCAAAAAATTTATAAATCCAGAAACTGTTTCCTCAATCATTGATGCCTCCAAACAAGTAGAGCAAAAATGGATAGACAATGAACTTCAAAAAGTAAATGGTGTTCCAATTAAATACGGAAAAGATTTGGATGGTTCTCCAATTGTACAGCGTTTTGCTTTTATCAATCAGCATCATCAAACCTTAAGCGGCCTTTTATTGGATCCAAGATTTAATGGTTTATTGCCATTGGCAGGCGATGGTGCAAGATTGGGAACCGAAGAAAAAGACGGAATGGTTTTCAATCATTATATTAATGGGCCAGAAAGTAAGTTTACCAAAATGGGCTGGCATACAGATGGTTTGAGAGATATTTTTTATGGTGGAAAATTAAACCCGATGTTAAATGTGGGTATTCATTTAAGCACTTTAAAACCAGAAAACGGTGGCCTTAAAATCATTCCGGGCACGCACAAGCAAAGCATTTACCAGATGCTTTTCCGTAAAAAATACTTTTTAGATAATAATCCTGATCCTCAGGAAGTTTCTATTAATCCAGAAGCAGGCGATTTAACCATTCACGATGGACGTTTGTGGCACAGAGTTGCACAATCCTCTATCCGTGGCGAAGAGAGTAGAAGGAGAGTTATTTATATTCCGATTATAGCAGGAAAATATGCTCCTAAAAACGAGAATAGCCCAACGGTTTTCTATCAACGTTTTGCGGGTATTGTTAAATAA
- a CDS encoding CDP-alcohol phosphatidyltransferase family protein, with product MGKEIQEEEYSTIAQRTFSDRKRTNILKRAEQLTIVFLLPKVPKFISPNLLTLIGTLGSGLVFLAFVLGTYLTNGYLLLGIIGLAINWLGDSLDGRLAYYRNISRRWYGFALDIIADWIGIVLIGFGYYIYAENGTQIIAFAFVALYGWSIIISQLRYKITDEYSIDSGFVGPTELRFIIALILIIEVLFPGSIAYLAGLITVILLLINVIDSAKLLKLGDLKDKNQG from the coding sequence ATGGGAAAAGAAATACAGGAGGAGGAATATAGTACAATTGCACAAAGAACATTTTCTGACCGTAAGCGAACTAATATTTTAAAAAGAGCAGAACAGTTAACGATTGTATTTTTGCTTCCAAAAGTGCCTAAATTCATTTCACCCAACTTGCTCACTTTGATAGGGACGCTTGGTTCGGGATTGGTTTTTTTAGCTTTTGTTTTAGGAACTTATTTGACAAACGGGTATTTGCTTTTGGGTATTATCGGATTGGCTATAAATTGGTTAGGCGATTCTTTAGACGGAAGATTGGCTTATTATAGAAATATTTCGCGCCGCTGGTATGGTTTTGCACTCGATATTATTGCCGATTGGATTGGTATTGTACTGATAGGCTTTGGCTATTACATTTATGCTGAAAACGGCACGCAAATAATAGCCTTTGCTTTTGTAGCGTTGTATGGTTGGTCTATCATCATCAGTCAGTTGCGCTACAAAATTACAGATGAATACAGTATAGATTCTGGCTTTGTTGGTCCAACAGAACTTCGATTTATTATTGCTTTAATTTTAATTATAGAAGTTTTATTTCCTGGATCAATTGCCTATTTGGCTGGCTTAATTACAGTTATATTACTTCTAATCAATGTTATTGATAGTGCAAAACTTTTAAAGCTAGGCGATTTAAAAGATAAAAACCAAGGCTGA
- a CDS encoding SDR family NAD(P)-dependent oxidoreductase translates to MSKTKPYALITGASKGIGKSIASELAKQGYPLLLVARSGEELKVLSDDLQIKYGISTAVLSIDLSVNGASQKVTDWIKMNNYPIGILVNNAGYGVWRDFSQSSLTDQLGMMQLNMNVVVELSHLLIPILSQEKQAYILNISSTAAYQAVPTLAVYSATKAFVLSFTRALRFELSQTSISVTCFSPGPVDTGFAARAGLSALNKMAEKFNMQPDEVAKMAVKAMFSKKSEVIPGFTNLISVYANRVLPKAFIEKTAAGIYKI, encoded by the coding sequence ATGAGCAAAACGAAACCGTATGCTTTAATAACCGGTGCCAGCAAAGGCATTGGAAAATCTATTGCTTCTGAATTGGCGAAACAGGGGTATCCGCTATTGCTTGTAGCAAGGAGTGGGGAGGAGTTAAAAGTACTATCTGATGATCTTCAAATTAAATACGGAATCAGTACGGCTGTTTTATCCATTGATCTTTCGGTAAATGGCGCATCGCAAAAAGTAACCGATTGGATAAAAATGAATAACTATCCGATTGGCATTTTAGTTAACAATGCGGGTTATGGTGTCTGGAGAGATTTTAGTCAGTCTTCTTTAACCGATCAGCTTGGTATGATGCAACTTAATATGAATGTTGTTGTAGAACTTTCGCATTTATTAATACCCATACTTTCGCAAGAAAAACAAGCCTACATTTTAAATATATCGAGTACGGCTGCTTATCAGGCTGTGCCAACGCTGGCTGTTTATTCGGCTACAAAAGCTTTTGTTTTATCTTTTACGCGTGCCCTGCGTTTCGAACTTTCCCAAACTTCAATTTCAGTAACTTGTTTTAGTCCAGGTCCAGTTGATACTGGTTTTGCCGCAAGAGCGGGTTTAAGTGCTCTAAACAAGATGGCTGAAAAGTTTAATATGCAGCCAGATGAAGTGGCAAAAATGGCTGTAAAAGCCATGTTCAGCAAAAAATCAGAAGTTATTCCAGGTTTTACCAATCTCATTTCGGTTTATGCCAATCGTGTACTGCCAAAGGCTTTCATCGAAAAAACGGCAGCTGGGATTTATAAAATTTAA
- a CDS encoding OmpA family protein has product MKNYTFLCLIILNVFYGYAQESKVKSGDKKYDDYAYIDAIKTYERIADKGYKSEDLFKKLGNSYYFNSEFEAAAKWYGELFALNSTPEAEYYYRYAQSLKSAGQTDKATAILNEFSTKYKNDSRAKLYQENVNYLDQIKANSGRYKIENAGINSKYSDYGSFIYNNKIYFASARDTGNFTQRKHKWTGEYFTNIYNADIDPATGEASKVNKIKSLLNSRFHESTIVFTKDGKTVYFTRNNFIDGKKGKDEKEITLVKIYKADFDNEKFSNIVPLPFTSDNYSTAHPTLSPDEKTLYFASDMPGTIGQSDIYKVSIKGNNSFGSPENLGPSINTEGKETFPYVTTENEIYFASDGHPGLGGLDLFVGQIQSNGSVTDIQNLGNDINSPKDDFAYSIDPITRQGYFSSNKDGGQGSDDIYKFVETRVLKCLQELNGIITDSQSGVVLPGTELTLYENQKIIKSSISNSSGEYAFTVECGKTYMVRAQKTEYETKEEMVTIGKVSGKTQLPIALDKSICKVTVGDDLGKCFGIKMIYFDLDKYNIRTEAAIDLEKILDVLNQHPNMKLDIRSHTDSRASHQYNLKLSDQRAKSTLNWLVKNGVAASRLTAKGYGETQLVNNCSDGVNCSEEQHQMNRRSEFIITGL; this is encoded by the coding sequence ATGAAAAATTACACATTTCTCTGCTTAATAATTCTAAATGTTTTTTATGGCTATGCGCAAGAGTCTAAAGTAAAATCGGGTGATAAAAAATACGATGATTATGCCTATATCGATGCCATAAAAACATATGAAAGAATTGCTGATAAAGGATATAAATCTGAAGATTTGTTTAAAAAATTAGGTAATTCCTATTATTTTAATTCCGAATTCGAAGCTGCTGCGAAATGGTACGGAGAGCTTTTTGCTCTTAATTCAACTCCCGAAGCCGAATACTATTACAGATACGCGCAGTCTCTAAAATCAGCTGGACAGACCGATAAAGCTACAGCTATCTTAAATGAATTCAGTACTAAATATAAAAACGATTCAAGAGCAAAACTTTACCAAGAAAATGTCAACTATCTTGACCAGATTAAAGCCAATTCTGGACGTTATAAAATTGAAAATGCTGGAATTAATTCTAAATATTCCGATTACGGAAGTTTTATCTATAACAACAAAATCTATTTTGCTTCGGCCAGAGATACTGGAAATTTTACCCAGAGAAAACATAAATGGACAGGAGAATACTTTACCAATATTTATAATGCCGACATTGATCCTGCAACCGGAGAGGCATCAAAAGTAAATAAAATCAAATCACTCCTCAACAGCCGTTTCCACGAATCAACAATTGTCTTTACCAAGGATGGGAAAACAGTTTACTTTACACGAAATAATTTTATAGACGGCAAAAAAGGAAAAGATGAGAAGGAAATTACACTCGTAAAAATTTACAAAGCCGATTTTGACAACGAAAAATTCAGCAACATTGTTCCTCTCCCCTTTACAAGCGATAATTACAGCACCGCTCATCCTACACTTAGTCCAGATGAAAAAACCTTATATTTTGCGTCTGATATGCCAGGCACAATTGGCCAGTCGGATATTTACAAAGTGAGTATAAAAGGCAATAACAGTTTTGGATCTCCTGAGAATCTTGGTCCATCAATTAATACCGAAGGAAAAGAAACCTTTCCGTACGTAACCACCGAAAATGAAATTTATTTTGCTTCAGACGGTCATCCCGGACTTGGAGGTTTGGATCTTTTTGTAGGACAGATTCAATCTAATGGAAGCGTTACGGATATTCAAAATCTTGGAAATGATATTAATTCTCCAAAAGATGATTTTGCTTATAGTATCGATCCTATTACCAGACAAGGTTATTTTAGCTCCAATAAAGATGGCGGACAAGGTTCTGATGATATTTACAAATTCGTAGAAACACGCGTGTTAAAATGTCTGCAGGAACTTAATGGCATAATAACCGATTCTCAAAGTGGTGTTGTGCTGCCAGGAACTGAATTGACTTTATATGAAAATCAAAAAATTATAAAATCCAGTATTTCCAATTCAAGCGGAGAGTATGCGTTTACTGTAGAATGCGGTAAAACCTACATGGTACGAGCTCAAAAAACCGAATACGAAACAAAAGAAGAAATGGTGACAATTGGAAAAGTTTCTGGAAAAACTCAACTGCCCATTGCATTGGATAAATCTATCTGCAAAGTTACGGTTGGAGATGATTTAGGAAAATGTTTTGGCATAAAAATGATTTATTTTGACTTAGACAAATACAATATCCGTACTGAGGCTGCCATTGATTTAGAAAAAATATTAGATGTTTTAAACCAGCATCCTAATATGAAACTCGATATTCGTTCTCACACAGACAGCAGAGCATCACATCAATACAATCTAAAATTATCTGATCAGAGAGCAAAATCTACCTTAAACTGGCTGGTTAAAAACGGAGTTGCTGCAAGTCGCTTAACAGCCAAAGGATATGGAGAAACTCAGTTGGTAAACAATTGTTCTGATGGTGTAAATTGTTCTGAAGAACAGCATCAAATGAACCGCAGAAGCGAGTTTATTATAACAGGTCTTTAA
- a CDS encoding DUF4468 domain-containing protein: protein MNINKTLSIAILVLFTQLSFAQYFKLTPQGFVSNDDSDFTVVNVPNVKQKDLYKNVLNAINSMYSNPQKGLNVVDGESISLTAYEENALTVKHSAGGFGKGIYKYDLSYTLSFLFKDGKIRINSPTFECRRWYEGTYKPTSGWGSSGWTTLKLVKGKNDRVAIYDKDGKLLLEDAYNGLNTHLNSVLKQIIDKSQKINNW from the coding sequence ATGAACATAAACAAAACACTCAGTATTGCCATACTTGTGCTTTTTACACAGCTAAGTTTCGCTCAATATTTTAAACTAACTCCCCAAGGCTTTGTGTCAAATGACGATAGCGATTTTACGGTAGTAAATGTGCCAAACGTAAAGCAAAAGGATCTGTATAAGAATGTACTAAATGCTATTAATTCGATGTACAGTAATCCACAAAAAGGACTTAATGTAGTGGATGGTGAAAGTATTAGTTTGACGGCTTATGAAGAAAATGCTCTAACTGTAAAGCATAGCGCTGGAGGTTTTGGAAAAGGAATTTATAAATATGACTTATCTTACACGTTATCTTTTCTTTTTAAAGACGGTAAGATCAGGATTAACAGTCCTACTTTTGAATGTAGACGATGGTATGAAGGAACTTACAAACCTACAAGTGGCTGGGGAAGCAGCGGCTGGACTACTCTAAAACTTGTAAAAGGCAAGAACGATAGAGTGGCTATTTATGATAAAGATGGAAAATTGCTTTTAGAAGATGCCTACAATGGATTAAACACTCATTTGAATTCGGTTTTAAAACAAATTATTGATAAATCTCAAAAGATTAATAATTGGTAA
- a CDS encoding ketopantoate reductase family protein has product MKPNQNHIYIVGNGVIGKALAVALILNERKVTILRGSIDNQPAIIENIQVEIENKIIEAEVAVSSLSNFESLDGIILLTNKSFGNSVLADKLKNKTGKSPIVFLQNGLHIENSFLNKGFDELYRCVLLATSESLENNKVRFKLVAPSPIGIVKGSNDILQQIVDVLNTSLFSFRNEKDIQTIIWKKVISNCVFNSICPLLETDNGIFQRNEEVLQIAQMVIKECLSVSKEYDINLTMEVVLENILAISKMSDGQKISTYQDILNKRETEIETMNLAIAESAILKGNIAVPVTAMLGQLVKIKSELSRN; this is encoded by the coding sequence ATGAAGCCGAATCAAAATCATATTTACATTGTTGGAAATGGCGTAATTGGAAAAGCTTTGGCGGTCGCTTTAATTCTGAATGAAAGAAAAGTGACCATTCTAAGAGGAAGTATTGACAATCAGCCTGCAATTATTGAAAACATACAGGTAGAAATTGAAAATAAAATAATAGAGGCAGAGGTTGCTGTAAGTTCACTTTCTAACTTTGAAAGTCTTGACGGAATTATATTATTAACTAATAAATCATTTGGGAATAGTGTTCTTGCTGATAAACTGAAAAATAAAACGGGAAAATCTCCAATTGTTTTTCTTCAAAATGGACTACATATTGAAAATAGTTTTTTAAACAAAGGCTTTGATGAGCTTTACAGATGTGTTTTATTAGCAACCAGCGAATCCTTAGAAAATAATAAAGTTAGATTTAAGCTAGTTGCCCCATCTCCAATTGGAATTGTAAAGGGCTCAAATGATATTCTGCAGCAAATTGTTGATGTACTCAACACCAGTCTTTTTTCATTTAGAAACGAAAAAGATATTCAAACCATCATTTGGAAAAAAGTCATAAGTAACTGTGTGTTTAATTCTATCTGTCCTTTATTAGAAACAGATAATGGAATTTTCCAACGTAATGAAGAAGTGCTGCAAATTGCACAAATGGTGATTAAAGAATGTTTGTCAGTGTCAAAAGAGTATGACATCAATTTAACAATGGAAGTTGTTTTAGAAAACATTCTGGCTATAAGTAAAATGTCTGACGGACAAAAAATATCAACCTATCAGGACATTCTAAACAAGAGAGAAACTGAGATAGAAACTATGAATTTAGCTATTGCCGAATCAGCCATTTTGAAGGGAAATATAGCCGTGCCTGTTACTGCAATGCTTGGTCAATTAGTAAAAATAAAGTCCGAATTATCAAGAAACTAG
- a CDS encoding type IX secretion system membrane protein PorP/SprF has product MKTKLLLFAIVLITNASYAQQDAQYTQYMYNTININPAYAGSRGVLSIFGLYRTQWVGLDGAPETSSFSINTPINNSRLGVGLSLVNDKIGPTNENNISADVSYTIQTSPDFKLSFGIKGTANIFNLDINKLNPEDQGDPQFQDLDNKFSPNVGAGVYWHSDKAYIGFSVPNFIETNRYDDNDVAIYKDKINYYLMGGYVFNLDKYQYYKFKPAVLAKMVEGAPLQVDISANFMFIDRFVVGVAYRWSASLSAMVGFQITDGLYLGYGYDRETTHLNNYNSGSHEIFLRYEFFKNNGKMTTPRFF; this is encoded by the coding sequence ATGAAAACAAAGTTACTCCTTTTTGCCATTGTGCTTATAACCAATGCCAGCTATGCACAGCAAGACGCACAATACACACAGTATATGTATAATACCATTAATATAAACCCCGCTTATGCTGGATCACGTGGGGTTTTGAGTATTTTTGGGCTCTATCGAACGCAGTGGGTTGGCCTTGATGGTGCGCCAGAAACAAGCAGTTTCTCTATTAATACTCCAATTAATAATAGCAGACTTGGTGTTGGTCTTTCTTTAGTTAATGATAAAATCGGTCCTACAAACGAGAACAATATATCGGCAGATGTTTCTTATACCATACAAACATCGCCCGATTTTAAACTTTCTTTTGGTATTAAAGGAACGGCTAATATTTTTAATCTTGACATTAACAAGCTGAATCCTGAAGATCAAGGAGATCCGCAATTTCAGGATTTAGATAATAAGTTTTCTCCCAATGTGGGAGCTGGTGTTTACTGGCATTCAGATAAAGCTTACATCGGATTTTCAGTTCCTAATTTCATCGAGACCAATCGATATGATGACAATGATGTAGCCATCTATAAAGACAAAATCAATTACTACTTAATGGGAGGTTACGTCTTTAATCTCGATAAGTATCAATATTACAAATTCAAACCTGCTGTACTGGCAAAAATGGTAGAAGGAGCACCGCTTCAGGTCGATATTTCTGCCAATTTTATGTTTATTGACCGATTTGTTGTTGGTGTCGCATACAGATGGAGTGCCTCATTAAGCGCAATGGTTGGATTTCAAATCACTGACGGACTTTATTTGGGTTATGGATACGACCGTGAAACCACACACCTTAATAATTACAATTCAGGATCACACGAGATATTTCTCCGTTATGAATTCTTCAAAAACAATGGTAAAATGACAACTCCTCGTTTCTTCTAA